A window from Candidatus Polarisedimenticolia bacterium encodes these proteins:
- the rplK gene encoding 50S ribosomal protein L11, with product MAKKIQGYIKLQINAGKATPAPPVGPALGQQGVNIMDFCKAFNAKTAKQEGLIIPVVITVYSDRSYSFVTKTPPAAILLKKVAGLAKGSGAPNKEKVGKVTRAQVEEIARTKLPDLNCSSVEAAVRTVMGTARSMGIEVVEG from the coding sequence ATGGCCAAGAAGATCCAGGGCTACATCAAGCTGCAGATTAACGCCGGGAAGGCGACCCCCGCTCCGCCCGTCGGGCCGGCTCTCGGCCAGCAGGGCGTGAACATCATGGACTTCTGCAAGGCGTTCAACGCCAAGACGGCGAAGCAGGAAGGCCTGATCATCCCTGTCGTGATCACGGTCTACTCCGATCGGAGCTACTCGTTTGTGACGAAGACTCCTCCGGCCGCGATCCTGCTCAAGAAAGTGGCGGGCCTGGCGAAAGGCTCGGGGGCTCCCAACAAGGAGAAAGTGGGGAAGGTGACGCGCGCCCAGGTGGAGGAGATCGCCCGCACGAAACTCCCAGACCTGAACTGCAGTTCCGTGGAGGCGGCGGTCCGGACCGTGATGGGGACCGCCCGAAGCATGGGGATCGAGGTCGTCGAAGGCTGA
- the nusG gene encoding transcription termination/antitermination protein NusG: MAKQWYIVHTYSGYEGKVRESLKQRVDALGMNEVIGEILIPTEDVIEMRSGEKIISKKKFFPGYVLINMEMSDNAWHVVKNTPKVTGFVGMGSKPTPLTQEEVDRIINQVSVAAEKPKPKFQFQRGEQVRIIDGPFTNFQGVVDEVNNDRATLKVMVTIFGRATPVELDFLKVEKL, from the coding sequence ATGGCGAAGCAGTGGTACATCGTGCACACCTATTCCGGCTACGAAGGAAAGGTCCGCGAATCGCTCAAGCAGCGGGTGGACGCCCTCGGCATGAACGAGGTCATCGGGGAGATTCTGATCCCCACCGAAGACGTGATCGAGATGCGCAGCGGGGAGAAGATCATCAGCAAGAAGAAGTTTTTCCCGGGCTACGTCCTGATCAACATGGAGATGTCCGACAACGCCTGGCACGTCGTCAAGAACACCCCGAAGGTGACGGGCTTCGTGGGGATGGGGAGCAAGCCGACCCCTCTCACCCAGGAGGAAGTCGATCGGATCATCAACCAGGTGTCGGTGGCCGCCGAGAAGCCGAAGCCGAAATTCCAGTTCCAGCGTGGCGAGCAGGTCCGCATCATCGACGGCCCGTTCACGAACTTTCAGGGAGTGGTGGACGAGGTCAACAACGATCGCGCGACCCTCAAGGTGATGGTGACGATTTTCGGCCGCGCCACGCCGGTGGAGCTCGATTTTCTGAAAGTCGAAAAACTCTAG